A genomic region of Zea mays cultivar B73 chromosome 6, Zm-B73-REFERENCE-NAM-5.0, whole genome shotgun sequence contains the following coding sequences:
- the LOC100284762 gene encoding Ubiquitin-conjugating enzyme E2 2 isoform 1 (isoform 1 is encoded by transcript variant 1) codes for MSTPARKRLMRDFKRLMQDPPAGISGAPQDNNIMLWNAVIFGPDDTPWDGGTFKLTLQFNEEYPNKPPTVRFVSRMFHPNIYADGSICLDILQNQWSPIYDVAAILTSIQSLLCDPNPNSPANSEAARMFSENKREYNRKVREVVEQSWTAD; via the exons ATGTCGACTCCTGCGAGGAAGAGGCTGATGAGGGATTTCAAGCGGTTGATGCAGGACCCTCCGGCCGGCATAAGTGGCGCCCCGCAGGATAACAACATAATGCTGTGGAATGCTGTCATATTTGG ACCTGATGATACCCCGTGGGATGGAG GTACGTTTAAGCTGACTCTCCAGTTTAATGAAGAATATCCAAACAAACCACCAACTGTGCGATTTGTTTCTAGGATGTTCCATCCTAACA TTTATGCTGATGGAAGCATATGCTTAGATATCCTGCAGAATCAGTGGAGTCCGATATATGATGTAGCTGCGATACTCACGTCAATCCAG TCATTGTTGTGCGATCCAAACCCGAATTCGCCCGCTAACTCTGAAGCCGCCCGCATGTTCAGCGAGAACAAGCGAGAGTACAACCGCAAAGTTCGGGAGGTCGTGGAGCAGAGCTGGACGGCGGACTGA
- the LOC100284762 gene encoding Ubiquitin-conjugating enzyme E2 2 isoform 2 (isoform 2 is encoded by transcript variant 2) — protein MDAPIHQFCCGFVRSVVPVVADEHPGMSTPARKRLMRDFKRLMQDPPAGISGAPQDNNIMLWNAVIFGPDDTPWDGGTFKLTLQFNEEYPNKPPTVRFVSRMFHPNIYADGSICLDILQNQWSPIYDVAAILTSIQSLLCDPNPNSPANSEAARMFSENKREYNRKVREVVEQSWTAD, from the exons ATGGATGCCCCGATCCACCAATTCTGTTGCGGATTTGTTCGCTCTGTGGTTCCGGTGGTAGCAGAT GAACATCCGGGGATGTCGACTCCTGCGAGGAAGAGGCTGATGAGGGATTTCAAGCGGTTGATGCAGGACCCTCCGGCCGGCATAAGTGGCGCCCCGCAGGATAACAACATAATGCTGTGGAATGCTGTCATATTTGG ACCTGATGATACCCCGTGGGATGGAG GTACGTTTAAGCTGACTCTCCAGTTTAATGAAGAATATCCAAACAAACCACCAACTGTGCGATTTGTTTCTAGGATGTTCCATCCTAACA TTTATGCTGATGGAAGCATATGCTTAGATATCCTGCAGAATCAGTGGAGTCCGATATATGATGTAGCTGCGATACTCACGTCAATCCAG TCATTGTTGTGCGATCCAAACCCGAATTCGCCCGCTAACTCTGAAGCCGCCCGCATGTTCAGCGAGAACAAGCGAGAGTACAACCGCAAAGTTCGGGAGGTCGTGGAGCAGAGCTGGACGGCGGACTGA